From the genome of Palaemon carinicauda isolate YSFRI2023 chromosome 36, ASM3689809v2, whole genome shotgun sequence:
AAACTTTTTATATGATCTGTAAGTTCAGTGTATTTCCTTCCAAATTTTACCTCATGGTCAAATTATTCCGGAAATTCATTAGAGTGCTGACAATTTCCTTCCAAATTTCATATCAGATTAATATGAATTAAACGCAATATATCTTACTCTAAAAAGAGTAAAAAGATAATGACaagtaaaaaagatagaaaaaaaaacaattactgtaactcaaaaaagaaaaaaaaaacaattattgtaattcaaaaatgaggaaaaaaacaaacataaaacatGATAAAAAAGCAAGCAAAAAACAACAGAGAGtcttaccctaaaaaaaaaaaacaacactaacAAAAACTATGACCATAATAAGATCTTACCCAGAACAATAGGCAAGTACTCCTTGTAAGTAATGTGTTGCATCTGAGCGGCCACAATTCTCCTCGCTTCCTGATAGAGGATCTCGTCAGTCCAACCCGGATTTAGACTCTGCAGTGCCTTGGCCAGCTTGTTGTGTTGTCTCACCCAGATGGTGTGCATGACGGCCAGTTCGGGCTGTTCGTTGACCCTGGAATCACCTGGGGGAGGGAGGCAGAGAAGAGGGGCTGTTTAACacagggtacactccggcacactattatatcttatttctcttcttcttgttttgttaaagcttttatagtttatataggaaatatttattttaatgttactgttcttgaaatattatattcttccccgtttcctttcctcgctgggctattttccctgttggagcccctgggattatagcatcctacttttccagctagggttgtagcctagcaattaataataataataataataataataataataataataatgagttgaaAGATTTTTCCCCAGGGGGACGTCTGAAAGTTGAAGGAATAGCTGTATTATTCCCCCCAAGGCCCGAGAGGTTATTTGGCTTTCAATTCGACTGAGGTAGATGGATGGTTAATTTTGCTCTTTGTATCGCTGGGGTTTGTAAGAAGTTATTAGATAATGAATttgtcgcgggggggggggggtataaaatGGGTTAATTGAATGGAATGTTGATAAGgaaatattctaatattctaaGGAAGGTTATCATTAAATTGTGAATTACTCAAAAAGGGTATAATTAACCATGAATTTCCATAAGAATGTTTTAAGGTTGTAATTAACCGTAAATTACCCTAAGAATATTATTTTGATGGATTATTTAACCATGAATTACACAAAGAATGTTATTTTGGGGGTATAATTAACCACGAATTTCCCTAAGAATGTTTTGAGGCTGTAATTAACCGTGAATTacacaaaaaatgttattttgaggtGTAATTAACCACGAATTACAAAATTTCAGAACCCCAAAAAGTTATTtgactgcctcactaaaaagaattgactatagtgaaaccTCTATTGCTTCCTTTTGAGTCTTTACGACCCGGATCAAAGCAATCCTTTACCTGCTTTGAAGCAAGCGAAGTTGCCAGAGGAATCCCTGCACTCGTTGGGTTTGGCTGGCAGGAGGGGATGCCCGTTGTGCATCCTCACTTCCAGCTGGCCTCCGCTGAAGGTGCGAAGGGCGTCGGCCTCCTCCTTGTGGGAGCCGTAGACGTTGCTGTTCGTTATAAGAAGGAAGATTATGATAATGGCGGATGTAGAggtgatgaaaatgataattagCAAtaacagctataataataataataataataataataataataataataataataattattgaaattccAGTAACGTTTTAAGAtactaataataagattattaacaaaaataacattaaattatataacaataacaataataataataataataataataataacaataatatcaaaataatagcaacagtaataacagaattatCACCAAACGGAACTAACAACCTACGATGATtatcataacaacaataacaactacaacaatataCAATGAatgccctcccccccttcccccccacaACAatccatcaacccccccccccccccccccccccgccgactCACCTGGCATCAATGAACGAGGTTATCTGATTCATTTGTTCCCGTGGGCCGAAATTGCAATCGGGTCGGACAGCTGGCATTGAACGTACGAACTCCATGCATCTCTGGCCGAATCTGGGTGTTGGAAAAGACCGAGTTAATAAGGTTGTTCTTATTTCTATTTGGTTGATGTTAATCGAgaacaaaagtatatatatgtatatatttatatatgcatatatatatactgtatatataattatatatctatatacaaatatataaattgtatgtacacatatacagcatatataaatatatatacatatatatatatatatatatatatatatatatatatatatatatatatatgtatatatatatacatatatatatatatatatatatatatatatatatatatatacatatatatatatatatgtatacataaataaatatatatatatatatatatatatataatatatacatatatgtatatatatatatatatatatatatatacatatatatatatatatatatataaataaataaatatatatatatatatatatatatatatatatatatatataattatataatcatatgtaaaaatacaatttcatatatatgaacatatatatatatataatatatatatatatatatatacatatatatatatatatatatatatatacatacatacatacatacatacatacatacatacaacagccAATCAAATAACATTCGTACTCCCAACAATTCAGTTACTCCAGACTCAATATACAAAAAGTATTACATAAGCAAAAGTTCATACAAATACTTAACCAAACCAAAGATATAAGTCctaatctccataaaaaaaaagatataaaaaaatacactGACAGTTAATTAAGAACTTAAGAGACTTTCAAAACCCTTTCCACAAATAAAAATTTCCTTACTTTCCATAGAAGGAATCAGTTGGGGAGATTTGTATGGGAAGGCAGTCGGGGTGGAGTTCTGTGGGCGGCCTCAGCTGGCCCCTCTTGCAACAGGTGATGTCTGACATATCCTTGCCTGAAGAAGAGAGTTAACAgttgtatatataacaacaaatgcagccgtttctaacttACATGGCAAAGACCTTGGACATGtaaacatgtctggggtttggccagttttcataaccacaatCACCAGTGTAGaaaggtggtggtgatggtgggaaattttcgtctgatcgctcacagcaaaccaaactagtatgagtggccctgactagtacaggtttgctgatcatggcgatacgcaaaccctttcacctcagtACGTTACCCCTACTCACGTGTCTAGATATAGTTATCTATCAGTATATATTATTCTTAAATATACAAAACTAtgcgcaaaataaaaaaaataaaaccaggatatttgtataaatatgagtttaaaaaatagctcaaaataatagtaatttgcttCCAGTGAAAAGTTTGGGATAAATATAAAAAGTACAATTTAAAGAAATGacgaacaataatacaaaaaaattgcTAGAAAATGTTCAAATGTACCACAAATAAGTCTAGGATTCAACACAGATGTGGAAACTCCACCAAAGCCCCGAATATCCACAGATGTGCAACCTCCCTTCTCTTACCCTTCGTGATGGGCGTGTGGGTGATATCGTGGTCCAGGAACTGACCCCACTGCATGATGAGAATCGTGAGGTTTTCGTAAACGTCGGGTTGATGGAGAACGACCGTTGAAGAGATCTCACGAGCCGACGGTAGGGGCTGTCCAGTCACGGACAATTGGCGGGGAGAGTTCACGCCTGGAATTGAAAGAAGAAGGAATGTAAACAAACTGTGACAGACGTTTAGTGGGGAAGATTCACGCCTGGAAACGAAAGAAGAAGAGGGAATGTAAACAAAGACGTGCTTTTAGATGGTTTAAAGGAGCGTTTCTTGTTGGAGTATTTAAGAGCAAAAGCTTGGAGATggaagaagaacaagaaaaggaagaaggagaaaGTGAAATTGATGAAATGTAAACACGTGGGGACTAGTAACGTAAAATGTATCTTCAAAACCAGAAGGATGGCACCTTCTGAAGCTTTTAATTATGAGAAATAGGGCatattgggaataataataataataataataataataataataataataataataacaataataataataataataataattgtaataataataataataataataataataataataacaacaacaaaggaaGCCTCAGGCTCCAACTGACCGTCTTCGTAATCTGGAGCCAGGATTCTCTGGAAGGCCGTTCCAGCTCGACCCCAATCTTTATTCGCCCTGTTATTGCAAAGGCCATCAATGCTGCGGTACTTGGTATTTGGACACCGAGGGTCCTTGGGGCACGTGTTGGCAATGATGGTGTTCTGGAGGCCAAACTTGGGTAGACCGAAGCCGCTCTGTTCTTTGGTGAGGCCGTGCCTGCAATGAAGCGAAGGAATTTTTGATGTTGGTTTGGTTTCGTCTTCACGACGGAGCTtggattatgtacagttggacacgggagttcctgacacacctcgctctgagaaaggGCACCCTGTCTCAGCCTTAGTGTATCGCGAGTTCCTGTTACACACAGGAATTCTCCGCATAATAAgggcgtgacagggtgcacttcttcagagcgtgGTGTGCCAGAAATTCACATGTCCTGCTGTACCTAtctaaaagattttatttctttatattaccAACATTTCTGTTGTTTTATTAACACTATAGGGATCCATGTAGCTATATAGAGTAGAACATCTACACAGTTTTTAATGCCCTTTTTAGTTTCATTCTAACTTTATTCGTTTTGTTAGTTAACATACAAAACGTCAACATAAGTATGTTGACATatccatgacgtcattgctcaCGGGCGCAGTCACCAGAGGGTTAatgaaatttgttaaaaaaaaaaaaaaccttaaaacatgtttgtatgtgaattttatatatacaatttcccTGGAAAGGCTTTGTTTGTTAATGAATTGTAATACATTAAATGCTTCGCTTGTTTATTAAAGACTTAATGAAGATGTAATACTTATTCAGGAATATTTGCCTGTTTGTACCTACAGCTTCAGTCTATCTTCACCTTTGGTTTTAAATACTTTGTTTCTTCATTTCTACTTAAAAACCTTTCTGTTAATTACGTGTGTACTTGTTGGTACACCCCAATCTCTCTTTATCAATATATGCTAATACTTACAGTATGTATCGTTAATGTTCATTCTAAACATTGCAAAATATCATTCTGCCTGTAGAGTCTCCCATGTCTCAAACAATTCATTAAAATAGTCTTGATATCTGTAAAATTTCCCTTTATATAGATATCGAGACTTTCCTTACAGGGGCGTCGCTGTCCATCGATATTGGGACGACATTTTACGGACACGAGTAAGCCCATTAATTTAGGAACACAGTTACTTCATTATAGAGTGACGTAGACCATAGATCTGGCCCAAAAATTATACTTATTtaatttagtattatcattattatttcgagCTGAGcaacagccatagttggaaaagcagaatgctataatcccgagggttccaacaaagaaaataacccagtgaggaaatgaaataaggaaacacaaaatagtgtgcccgagtgtaccctcaagcaagggaactctaactcaagactgtggaagaccatggcacagaggctatgacactacccaagaccacagaacaagtttgattttgcagtgtccttctcctagaagacttcttcccctagctaaagagtctcttcaacccttaccgagtggaaaatagccactaaacagttGCAGTTCAGTAGATAAAGCTCTACTGATATGAGATAGTCACAAGGTCAACGTCGAACCATCGTTCTTCATGAAGATAGTCGTCTTCTGACTAAGAAGTCATCCTCTTAGGAGGTCAGACACCAACCGAAAGGTCATCCTCCCAAAGGGAGGTCAAACTCCAACCGAGAGGTCATTCCCCCAAAAGGAGGTCATCTTTCTCTAACCAAGAGGTCCTCCTCCGAGAAGGAGGTCATCCTCCTCCAACCAagaggtccttctcctagaaggtcatCCTCCTCAAagaggtccttctcctagaagatcatCCTCCTCCAACCAAGAGGTCAAACTCCCAGAAGTAGGTCATCCTCCAATCAGTGGTAATTCTCCGCCAAGAAGATCCTTCTTTAAACAATTGGTCACCTTCCAGCCAGGCAGAGACATTGAGCAAGATGGCATCGTCAAAGATACCTCACAAGACTGAAATTATCTCCTGTACCTTCCAGGACTGATATTACCCCTTGTACCTTCCACGACTGATATTATTCCTTGTACCTTCCAGGACTGAAATTATCCCTTGTACTTTACAGGAGTGATATTATCCCTTGTACCTCCCAGGACTGATATTACCCCTTGTACCTTCCACGACTGATATTATTCCTTGTACCTTCCAGGACTGAAATTATCCCTTGTACTTTACAGGAGTGATATTATCCCTTGTACCTCCCAGGACTGATATTACCCCTTGTACCTTCCACGACTGATATTATTCCTTGTACCTTCCAGGACTGAAATTATCCCTTGTACTTTACAGGAGTGATATTATCCCTTGTACCCTCCAGGACTGATAACCCTTGTACCTTCCACGACTGATATCATCCCTTGTACCTTCCACGACTGATATCATCCCTTGTACCTTCCACGACTGATATTATCCCTTGTACCTCCCAGGACTGAAATTGTCCCTTGTACCTTCCAGGACTGAAATTGTCCCTTGTACCTTCCAGGACTGAAATTGTCCCTTGTACCTTCCAGGACTGATATTGTCCCTTGTACCTTCCAGGACTGAAATTGTCCCTTGTACCTTCCAGGACTGATATTGTCCCTTGTACCTTCCAGGACTGAAATTGTCCCTTGTACCTTCCAGGACTGATATTGTCCCTTGTACCTTCCAGGACTGAAATTGTCCCTTGTACTTTACAGGAGTGAAATTGTTCCTTGTACTTACTCTTTCACAAGATTGATGGAAGCTTGGACATTCTTGGAGGCGTCCTTAGCCTTGTGGACGATTTCGTTTGTGGTCTGGAAGAGCTGGGCGTGGAAGTAGACGGGCGTGCCCTTCTCGGCCACGATGTTGTTTTTCAGCTGGAAAGAAaaggtaaaattattattttcatatagtgTTTACTTGGATATTCAGCAGAATTCATGTTAATGCAAAGTTAGTGATCATATGTATGGAATTATCAggttatgtatgtgtatgaatacaaATTTATAtgattcgtatgtatatatataaatataaataactgtatacatataatatatatatatatacatatacataaaatatatacacacctaAATACGAAATGTATTTATatcatacatgaatatgtatacagtatatatatatatatatatatatatatatatatatatatatatatatatatatatatatatatacacacacacatatatatatatatatatatatatatatatatatatatatatatatatatactgtatgtattaacaCATATGTAGATATACTGTCAAATTCTCTCAACCCATCCCTCCTTGTTCGCTAATCTCCCAATATGTTCAAACCATCTAGATTATCCCCTGTGTATACTCTGGCGCACCACGCACAGTTCGTCTACCCCAAGAGAGACCCTCACCAGCTGATCTTCGAAGATCTCCTTCTGTCTGAGCTCATCCAGACCCTTGGAGCATGCGTGGTCTAGCTGTGGCAGCTGGAGGTCTGGAACTGGAACGTCGATAGTCGGTTGTTTGCTGATCAGCCCGGCGATGTCTGGAATGGAAAGGTGGAATTCATCGTGGGGGAAaaggtccttctctctctctctctctctctctctctctctctctctctctctctctctctctctctctctctctccagatttggTTCATCACAAATACGGATGATGCAATTagcaaaattaattattttgttaGTGTTAATTAATCGAGATAACTGACATTTAAagacatttttataaatatacttgttttttttttcgtttttttttattaattaaaagttATATAACTTTCTTAGTGAATTTTGAATATGatgttgaatatataaaatatattgcttaGAAGATTTGATTATCAGATATATACCTCATTGAGAAGACACGAAGAAACTGTGCAAAAACCCACTCGCAAAACCTAATTATCTACGATTATTTGCAAACCCTAATATTTAGAAACAAGGGCCTTTGCAAATCTCAAAATCTAGAAAACAAGCCGACCccaattttcattactattattattattattattattattattattattattattattagctaagctacaatcccagttggaaaagcaagatgctataagcccaagggctcaaacagaaaaaaatagcccagtgaggtaaggaaataaggaaataaataaacgatataagaagtaatgaaaattaaaataaaatatgttgaaaACATTTGTAAAAGTTCAAACATCTCACATGGGAATGATTTTAAGAACTGAATTATCCCCTCAAAAATTCGACTAAAATTAACCATCTCTCGCAAAACACGCACTTAAAACCTGCTAGTCACACGCAAAAAACACACTCTAAATCTGAAACCCGCACGCAAATACTCGTCAGAATTTGGCAATTTTATCCTCAACTTTCATAACACTAATCATGTCCCATACGCGTTGATTATATCACTCAAAATTAATTAAACACGGTAGCAATACGTATCTCAAACACTAATAAATTCTCTTCGTAATTAATTCACGCAAAAACATTTTTGAACCCTTTCTATCTCCCGCACAAACATCCAAATTCCAACTAAacctaatgtggaagaaaagacaaaacagtacaagaagataaacgttagaggcgccgttacaaaggctatgcctcaccccagaacctgaacctgaactaaTCTCAAAATAGCTCGTATCGTACCTGACTGCGGCTGCACTTGCTTGGAAGGCAAACAGCAGACGCCATCTTGATCGCTGGTGATCGTGCAAGGAGATCGAGATAGTTCTGCAATCTCTGCGTAGAATGTTGCACACTCAATGAGGATCTTGCATAGACCAGCTTCTCCTCTGTACGTCGTGCAGGGGACCTGAAAGAAGGTCAGGATTGTAAGGGTTGCTAAAGAAGTTGCAAGCTGTGATTTGTAGGAGATAACTAATTACAGCGCAATCATGAATGAACGGCAAGAAACCTGGATAATATAAACACCTATTGAATGGCAACACCATTCATTCATAAATTGTAAAGCCTACAACCATTACTACTACGATATAGAATGTAAACAAAGCTGAATGGCGAGACGCAACTCATACACGTATTGTAATTGTATAacatccactactactactatcaacatAACGCCATTCAAAAGCTCTTAAGGAATCATAACAACTCTACCTCAGGTTTCGCAGTAGATCTCGGGAAGAAGATGGCAGAGGCGCCTGCAGGAGACGCATGTCTTTCCTCGGGTTGGGCTGCTGCAGGGGCTGCTGGTGGCTCCTCCCCAGGGAAGAACACTTGACCCTGACACAGGGCGAAcgcggaaagaagaagaagagagaagcgAACCTCTTTCATTTCTCTCGAGTGTATTTTTACCTgtttgagagaaaaatatatatataaatgacttgtATGCTGAAACAATTATGTAAATTGAAGGATGATAACGTAAATTAGTAGATAATTAAATAGATTATCTAAAATTAGATATACAAACCTGATATTTAATACATAGAATGTCTACCACTCCAGGAACACTTTCCAATATGGTGGTCTATGGACgttttttggtttgtttatttcttttatgtatatcaTTAATTACAGGAATACAATTTTTTCTTTGAGTTACATTGACAGATGTGTAGTATTGCTTCGTTAGgtgtatagacctatatatatatatatatatatatatatatatatatatatatatatatatatatatatatatatttatatatatatatattttttatgtatatatatacatatgcatatacaatatatatacataattatacacatatatatatatatgtatatatatacatacatatacacacacacacatatatatatatatatatatatatatatatatatatatatatatatatatatatatacagtatatatacatacatatatatatatatatatttatatatatatattaatatatatatgtatgcatatttatttctatatatatacatatatatatatatatatatatatatatatatatatatatatatatatatatgtgtgtgtgtgtgtgtctgtataaatataACTATGTACTTCTATTTAGgacatatgtatgcttatatatatacatacatatatatatatatatatatatatatatatacatatatatatacatatatatgcttatatatgtgtatacgtgtgtatatatacagcacatacacatgccattgtgtatatgtatatgaacacactATTTTCACACCTCTTCGCACTGTCAGTCATCTTTGAACACATGGTTTAACGAACCTCTACCGTATCTAATTgcacaaataataaaaacattcaaacGCTCTTCcggactaaaaaagaaaaaaaaaattaatttatatcaTCGGAAACCACAGTTTCGCGGCCATGATCGGAAATTATCGTACACCAGAGTTGTCGTAATCCACTGCAGTTGCCAAATGCAACCATTTGTTACATTCCCTTAAAGATTAGAACATTTTTAAACTATAGATATTgtttaatattgatgatgatgatgattgacacattatatatatatatatatatatatatttatatatatatattgtatatatatatacaatatatatatatatatatatatatatatatatatatatatatatacatagtacacatTACACACATAAAATGTGTTCATAAACTTATAATATATAATGAATTCAATTATTTCTAATCATATCTACTATCTCGTACCATAATTAAAACTATCATATAATTAATTTTCATCAATTAAAACATAACACcaactccctaaaaaaaaaaaaaaaaaaaaataaataaaataaaaaaaaaaaaaaaaaaaaacttatagaaacCTCATTTCCACCATTACAATACACATAACCTTGAATATaacccaaaatatataaaaaaaaaaaagcctaaaaaaAGGATTTGCTCACACGGCGTATTTAACCAACCGCAAAATCTCAGGGAGAAAAAAGAACATTTTGGTTTTCCCGGCAGATGGGAAAACCAAGATGTTCTTTTCTTATGCAGATGGCAGAAAGATTTGGTTctacaattcatttttttttcttcttcttcttcgggtgTACAAAGATAATAGATGCAGATATGTTGGAGTACATGGAAATacatacaggtatgtatgtatgtatgtatgtatttacttatgtatgtatgtatgtatatatttactgatgtatgtatgtatttacttatgtatgtatgtatgtatgtatgtatttacttatgtatatatgtatgtattttcttatgtatgtatgcatgtatgtatgtatttacttatgtatgtatgtatgtatgtatgatgtatgtatttacttatgtatgcatgtatg
Proteins encoded in this window:
- the LOC137628891 gene encoding peroxidase-like, with the translated sequence MKEVRFSLLLLSAFALCQGQVFFPGEEPPAAPAAAQPEERHASPAGASAIFFPRSTAKPEVPCTTYRGEAGLCKILIECATFYAEIAELSRSPCTITSDQDGVCCLPSKQVQPQSDIAGLISKQPTIDVPVPDLQLPQLDHACSKGLDELRQKEIFEDQLLKNNIVAEKGTPVYFHAQLFQTTNEIVHKAKDASKNVQASINLVKEHGLTKEQSGFGLPKFGLQNTIIANTCPKDPRCPNTKYRSIDGLCNNRANKDWGRAGTAFQRILAPDYEDGVNSPRQLSVTGQPLPSAREISSTVVLHQPDVYENLTILIMQWGQFLDHDITHTPITKGKDMSDITCCKRGQLRPPTELHPDCLPIQISPTDSFYGKFGQRCMEFVRSMPAVRPDCNFGPREQMNQITSFIDASNVYGSHKEEADALRTFSGGQLEVRMHNGHPLLPAKPNECRDSSGNFACFKAGDSRVNEQPELAVMHTIWVRQHNKLAKALQSLNPGWTDEILYQEARRIVAAQMQHITYKEYLPIVLGRTFMETFGLVPRKEGYAPGYREDIDPSITNAFATAAFRYGHTLISGNMEGYNKFGMVEQNLRLSENQFSPFFLYRQGGVDALLRGLSIQASEKFDRHFSEELTNHLFAGRRPFGMDLVALNIQRARDHGIPNYNKWRQICALPLARTFDDLRDVMAPQVIAQLQQLYADVNDIDLFIGGIAETPSSGSLLGYTFLCIVGDQFARLRLGDRFFYENGDLESSFNEAQLEQIRQTSLARVMCDNSDNLDMMQPLAFVQGHLANKRALCQIGNLIPRMSLEPWRNEPVWS